Part of the Sorghum bicolor cultivar BTx623 chromosome 1, Sorghum_bicolor_NCBIv3, whole genome shotgun sequence genome, ATCTGAACTAGTTAAGCAGCAAGACTCTGGTAACAATAGCTTGAAAGTAGCCCAGATGAAAATACAACGTTGTATGCATTACAGCAATATTTGGTAAAGATAACAAATAAACTAATCAGCAGTAAACCAACAGGTTGACCTAGTTCTCACATCAAGAGCTGTTTGCAGCAAgagcaaaaaaacaaaaatattggcACTCAGAATGAAAAGGACATTTGATTCACTGGCCTTTTGACCTCATAGATACATTAGCAAAATTAGTTCCTCACTGTGCCACCTAATATACCAAATGCACCTCACAAGAAAGTGTAAAATGTAAACAGATGAAGAAAGACACAAAAATGCTAGATGCCTCAGAAACAAATACAAATGGATCATCAGAGAAAACATGACTGCAACATTACACACAAAGTGTCTCAGATGACCATCGTGAGTTGCATAAAGTATTTCATCATATGGCCCAAAACACGATGCTAGATGCCTCAGAAACAAATACAAAGGGAGCATCAGAGAAAACATGACTGCAACATTACACACAAAGTGTCTCAGACGACCGTCGTGAGTTGCATAAAGTTTCTCATCATATGGCCCAAAACACAAACAGGAAGATAGTTTAATTCACAACATTTATAAAACAGTGTGACAACACAAATTGATATACACCACCAACATTGTAAGAAAAGTTGTCCAGTAAAATACATATGTAAATACTACACATTCCATGACATTAGTTTGTTCaagtaaatgtgttactagttaAATGTAATGACAAAAACATAATCTCCAGGGGGGAGAAATGTTCTTGTTTGTACCTAATGTGGCGTTGCCTGATGAGCACACGAGCATGATGAATGGACTTTGCCATGCCATTCTTGAAGACAATGGTCTGAAGGCGGCGCTGCAGGAAGTTCTCAACAGTAAGCGCAAGCACATAATCAAGCTTGTTCTAACCCTCGCCAAGAAGACCATAGCGGTTCATGCGGCGAAGGAGTGCCTCGCCCTCAAAGATACGGCGGGGGTTCTTCTCATCAAGGGTGAGCAGCTCCCTTGCAGCATTTCGGATGCGGCTGAGGGCATACTGCACACGCCACAGCTCACGCTTGCACCTCAAGCCATACTCACCCACCAATTTGAGCTCAGCATCAAGGCGCTCCTTCTCATACGGACGCCTTGGCTTCTTGAAAGTCTTACCATCTGTGTAAGACACATTATTGGGATGAGCAAAAAATAATAATGATGACATTGTTGGAATGagcaaaataaataatgaaGAGATTCTGGGCATCAGCAAAATGTACAAACACAACAACTCTAAGTAACAGTACGTCAATCACAATCTATCAATTTACTTATCCAACACTAATGTTTGTCTATGAATGCAGCTCAGGCTCAGCAAAGAATACATACATGAATAAATATGTTAAATATATTTAGAAATAATTCCTGAATCCAAAATTGACGAACATTCTAAAGTAAAATCAATATAACAAAGCTTTGCTTTTGAAGtctctatattgatgatgataAATAACAGCCTAACCAGACGCTGTTAAGAACTCAGaccaccaaactatatttgaatAAGTCTCTTGGTGAGCATAAGCATTCGTTTCCAGATTAGAAATACAGTGAGGTATTTCAAGTCGCTGTCTTCCAGATTCAAATGACAAAGAACAAAGAGATAGTCCTCAACATCAGAACCTACCGCCAGAACATAGTTACGAGTAGTCATCAACACCAGATCCTACAGCCATTACGCTACTATGAGATCAAACGGATCAAGACAATAGGGAGGGAACCAGCTGGCCGCTTACAGTTGCGATAGAAGCTCACGTGCACCATGGCTGACGCTGCCTCCGCCGCCCGCCGACGGTATTGGTCGCCGCCACCACGAGGTGTGCTGTGACTTCTGAGGGGTGGGGAAGGCGGCGTTCTTATAGAGGAGGCGCTAAAACCTAACCCTAGCGCTTAAGGTTATATGGGCCAAACTTTGTGGGCCTTTTTGCGTTGGGATGGGCTGGTTATCTTCACGGTCCTCCGGTGTTATGGTTTCTCATTTTTAGTCTAGTTTTAATTATATTATACTTTGAAACATATTTCCTCCGTCCCACAAATAATTGCATTTTTTTTGCTTTTATAATTCATAtttgaccgttcgtcttattcaaaaaaaattaataaatattatttatttttttatgacttattttattgttagataTTTTATagtgaaatatttattttattgtttgcacaaaaaatttaaataagacAAATGGTCAAACATGAATCGTAGCAGTCAAAGAAATGTATTTATTTGTGGGACGGGGGAGTACCAATATGCAAAATCCTAATTTATTATTTTAGTGCTCGATGTCTCAGAGTGTAAATAAGTTTGGTTTTTATCTAACATAGTGTTTAGTTTCAGGGTACCTAGATTAAATCGAACCC contains:
- the LOC8080475 gene encoding LOW QUALITY PROTEIN: 40S ribosomal protein S9-2 (The sequence of the model RefSeq protein was modified relative to this genomic sequence to represent the inferred CDS: substituted 1 base at 1 genomic stop codon); the encoded protein is MVHVSFYRNYGKTFKKPRRPYEKERLDAELKLVGEYGLRCKRELWRVQYALSRIRNAARELLTLDEKNPRRIFEGEALLRRMNRYGLLGEGXNKLDYVLALTVENFLQRRLQTIVFKNGMAKSIHHARVLIRQRHIRVGRQLVNIPSFMVRVDSEKHIDFSLTSPLVGGEPGRVKRKNSKKASGGGGDDEEEE